From the genome of Myripristis murdjan chromosome 22, fMyrMur1.1, whole genome shotgun sequence, one region includes:
- the cga gene encoding glycoprotein hormones alpha chain, whose product MDSSSWVFNKKASCTAQRHKDGVIPTTMTGSVKSTVLPLLLLSFLLYIADSYPNSDMSNMGCEECTLRKNSLFSMERPVYQCMGCCFSRAYPTPLKSKKTMTIPKNITSEATCCVAKHSYEMEVAGIKVRNHTDCHCSTCYFHKQ is encoded by the exons ATGGATTCAAGCAGTTGGGTCTTCAATAAAAAGGCTTCCTGCACAGCACAGAGGCACAAAGACGGG GTAATCCCTACAACCATGACGGGCTCAGTAAAATCAACTGTTCTGCCTCTTCTTCTGTTGTCCTTTCTTCTTTACATTGCTGATTCTTACCCCAACAGCGATATGTCAAACA TGGGCTGTGAGGAATGCACACTGAGAAAGAACAGCCTTTTCTCAATGGAGCGTCCAGTCTACCAGTGCATGGGCTGCTGCTTCTCCAGAGCCTACCCTACACCTCTCAAGTCCAAGAAGACAATGACAATCCCAAAGAACATCACCTCAGAGGCCACGTGCTGTGTTGCAAAGCACAGCTATGAG ATGGAAGTTGCGGGCATAAAGGTCAGGAACCACACAGACTGCCACTGCAGCACCTGTTACTTTCACAAGCAATAA
- the LOC115354142 gene encoding heterogeneous nuclear ribonucleoprotein Q-like isoform X1, with protein MAISVPSWISGDMATEHINGNGPEEPMDTSAAVTHSEHFQTLLEAGLPQKVAEKLDEIYIAGLVSHSDLDDRAIEALKEFNEEGALQVLLQFKDSDLSHVQNKSAFLCGVMKTYRQREKQGTKVSDSSKGPDEAKIKALLERTGYTLDVTTGQRKYGGPPPESAHSGAQPTIGTEIFVGKIPRDLFEDELVPLFEKAGPIWDLRLMMDPLSGLNRGYAFVTFCTKEAAQEAVKLCNNNEIRPGKHIGVCISVANNRLFVGSIPKSKTKEQIVEEFAKVTEGLTDVILYHQPDDKKKNRGFCFLEYEDHKTAAQARRRLMSGKVKVWGNVVTVEWADPIEDPDPEVMAKVKVLFVRNLASTVTEEILEKAFSQFGKLERVKKLKDYAFIHFEERDGAVKALADLNGKDLEGEHIEIVFAKPPDQKRKERKAQRQAAKTQMYDDYYYYGPPHMPPPTRVRGRGGRGGYSYPPDYYGYEDYYDYYGYDYHNYRGGYDDPYYGYEDFQGSGRVRGARGGVRGGASQTRGRGAVTPRGRAGFSQRGGPGTSRAGKRGRGRS; from the exons ATGGCGATCTCTGTGCCAAGTTGG ATTTCTGGAGACATGGCCACAGAACATATTAATGGAAATGGTCCAGAAGAACCAATGGACACCTCCGCTGCAGTTACCCATTCTGAGCACTTCCAGACTTTATTAGAAGCTGGTTTACCACAGAAAGTTGCTGAAAAACTAGATGAAATTTACATAGCAG gTTTGGTGTCACACAGTGACTTAGATGATCGAGCGATTGAGGCTCTGAAGGAGTTCAACGAGGAAGGTGCTCTGCAAGTCCTTTTGCAGTTCAAGGACAGCGACCTCTCACATGTtcag aacAAAAGTGCCTTTCTTTGTGGCGTTATGAAGACATACAGACAGCGAGAGAAACAAGGGACCAAAGTGTCAGACTCCAGTAAAGGACCAGATGAGGCCAAAATCAAA GCTCTGCTGGAGAGGACTGGCTACACACTTGATGTGACAACAGGCCAGAGGAAGTATGGAGGTCCCCCGCCAGAGTCTGCCCACTCGGGGGCACAGCCCACCATTGGTACAGAG ATATTTGTAGGCAAAATCCCTAGAGATCTTTTTGAAGATGAGCTGGTTCCGCTGTTTGAGAAAGCGGGTCCCATCTGGGACCTACGCCTGATGATGGATCCTCTCAGTGGCCTGAACAGAGGCTATGCCTTTGTAACTTTCTGCACTAAAGAAGCTGCGCAGGAGGCTGTCAAATTG TGCAACAACAATGAAATTCGACCGGGCAAACACATTGGTGTTTGCATCTCTGTGGCCAATAATAGACTGTTTGTTGGCTCCATCCCTAAGAGTAAAACAAAAGAGCAGATTGTTGAAGAATTTGCAAAAGTCACAG AGGGCCTAACTGATGTCATATTGTACCACCAGCCAGAtgacaagaagaagaatagGGGCTTCTGCTTCTTGGAGTATGAAGACCATAAGACGGCAGCTCAAGCCCGTCGCCGGCTGATGAGCGGCAAGGTGAAGGTGTGGGGAAATGTGGTCACCGTGGAGTGGGCGGATCCCATAGAGGACCCTGACCCAGAGGTCATGGCCAAG GTGAAGGTGCTGTTTGTGAGGAATCTAGCAAGCACTGTTACAGAGGAGATACTTGAAAAGGCCTTTAGTCAGTTTGGCAAGCTGGAGCGGGTGAAGAAATTGAAAGACTATGCCTTCATTCACTTTGAGGAAAGAGATGGTGCTGTGAAG GCGCTGGCTGATCTAAACGGGAAAGACCTTGAGGGAGAGCACATTGAAATTGTCTTCGCCAAGCCCCCTGACCAGAAACGGAAAGAACGCAAAGCCCAGAGACAAGCCGCTAAAACACAAAT GTATGACGATTACTATTACTACGGGCCTCCCCACATGCCTCCACCCACACGAGTCAGAGGACGGGGCGGTCGAGGAGGCTATTCCTACCCTCCTGACTATTACGGCTATGAAGACTATTACGATTACTATGGATACGATTACCACAACTACCGGGGCGGCTACGATGACCCATACTATGGCTATGAGGACTTCCAGGGGTCTGGGAGAGTACGAGGAGCCAGGGGAGGAGTCCGTGGTGGCGCCAGCCAGACCAGAGGCCGCGGTGCTGTCACACCCAGGGGCCGAGCGGGCTTCTCCCAGCGAGGAGGCCCTGGAACGAGCAGAG CAGGGAAACGTGGCCGAGGGCGGTCCTGA
- the LOC115354142 gene encoding heterogeneous nuclear ribonucleoprotein Q-like isoform X2: protein MKTYRQREKQGTKVSDSSKGPDEAKIKALLERTGYTLDVTTGQRKYGGPPPESAHSGAQPTIGTEIFVGKIPRDLFEDELVPLFEKAGPIWDLRLMMDPLSGLNRGYAFVTFCTKEAAQEAVKLCNNNEIRPGKHIGVCISVANNRLFVGSIPKSKTKEQIVEEFAKVTEGLTDVILYHQPDDKKKNRGFCFLEYEDHKTAAQARRRLMSGKVKVWGNVVTVEWADPIEDPDPEVMAKVKVLFVRNLASTVTEEILEKAFSQFGKLERVKKLKDYAFIHFEERDGAVKALADLNGKDLEGEHIEIVFAKPPDQKRKERKAQRQAAKTQMYDDYYYYGPPHMPPPTRVRGRGGRGGYSYPPDYYGYEDYYDYYGYDYHNYRGGYDDPYYGYEDFQGSGRVRGARGGVRGGASQTRGRGAVTPRGRAGFSQRGGPGTSRAGKRGRGRS from the exons ATGAAGACATACAGACAGCGAGAGAAACAAGGGACCAAAGTGTCAGACTCCAGTAAAGGACCAGATGAGGCCAAAATCAAA GCTCTGCTGGAGAGGACTGGCTACACACTTGATGTGACAACAGGCCAGAGGAAGTATGGAGGTCCCCCGCCAGAGTCTGCCCACTCGGGGGCACAGCCCACCATTGGTACAGAG ATATTTGTAGGCAAAATCCCTAGAGATCTTTTTGAAGATGAGCTGGTTCCGCTGTTTGAGAAAGCGGGTCCCATCTGGGACCTACGCCTGATGATGGATCCTCTCAGTGGCCTGAACAGAGGCTATGCCTTTGTAACTTTCTGCACTAAAGAAGCTGCGCAGGAGGCTGTCAAATTG TGCAACAACAATGAAATTCGACCGGGCAAACACATTGGTGTTTGCATCTCTGTGGCCAATAATAGACTGTTTGTTGGCTCCATCCCTAAGAGTAAAACAAAAGAGCAGATTGTTGAAGAATTTGCAAAAGTCACAG AGGGCCTAACTGATGTCATATTGTACCACCAGCCAGAtgacaagaagaagaatagGGGCTTCTGCTTCTTGGAGTATGAAGACCATAAGACGGCAGCTCAAGCCCGTCGCCGGCTGATGAGCGGCAAGGTGAAGGTGTGGGGAAATGTGGTCACCGTGGAGTGGGCGGATCCCATAGAGGACCCTGACCCAGAGGTCATGGCCAAG GTGAAGGTGCTGTTTGTGAGGAATCTAGCAAGCACTGTTACAGAGGAGATACTTGAAAAGGCCTTTAGTCAGTTTGGCAAGCTGGAGCGGGTGAAGAAATTGAAAGACTATGCCTTCATTCACTTTGAGGAAAGAGATGGTGCTGTGAAG GCGCTGGCTGATCTAAACGGGAAAGACCTTGAGGGAGAGCACATTGAAATTGTCTTCGCCAAGCCCCCTGACCAGAAACGGAAAGAACGCAAAGCCCAGAGACAAGCCGCTAAAACACAAAT GTATGACGATTACTATTACTACGGGCCTCCCCACATGCCTCCACCCACACGAGTCAGAGGACGGGGCGGTCGAGGAGGCTATTCCTACCCTCCTGACTATTACGGCTATGAAGACTATTACGATTACTATGGATACGATTACCACAACTACCGGGGCGGCTACGATGACCCATACTATGGCTATGAGGACTTCCAGGGGTCTGGGAGAGTACGAGGAGCCAGGGGAGGAGTCCGTGGTGGCGCCAGCCAGACCAGAGGCCGCGGTGCTGTCACACCCAGGGGCCGAGCGGGCTTCTCCCAGCGAGGAGGCCCTGGAACGAGCAGAG CAGGGAAACGTGGCCGAGGGCGGTCCTGA